Proteins co-encoded in one Malus domestica chromosome 09, GDT2T_hap1 genomic window:
- the LOC103404401 gene encoding uncharacterized protein isoform X1: MEFFKKARTVRFRSHHGKYLLADEDQETVFQDREGTAKNAKWMVEFVENANTLRFKSCYGKYLTASSMPYRLGLRGKKVLQTLPKRLDSSLEWEPVKEGYQVRLRTPYGQFLRANGGVPPWRNSVTHDIPQRTAKQDWVLWDVDVIEVRVESPESHPVAKPPPPQQNALPSKSSAPSEPTSPSKIELRTPRASKHQSSESFDHDSPRKDAGRMIYYCVANEKGDVEDSSEEFSFPFKGCEVEGLKQKLKEETGLEEIVVCSRNPLTGKLYPLRLHLPPNNHDMHIVVVPSSSKALHQQEVSLD, encoded by the exons ATGGAGTTCTTCAAAAAAGCCAGAACAGTACGCTTCCGGAGCCACCACGGAAAGTATCTATTAGCAGACGAGGATCAAGAGACTGTTTTCCAAGATCGCGAAGGCACGGCAAAGAATGCCAAATGGATGGTGGAGTTTGTCGAAAATGCAAACACTTTACGGTTCAAAAGCTGTTATGGCAAGTACTTAACAGCCTCTAGCATGCCATACCGTCTTGGATTGCGAGGCAAGAAAGTTCTGCAAACCCTGCCAAAGAGATTAGATTCTTCCCTTGAATGGGAGCCTGTAAAAGAAGGATATCAGGTCCGGCTCAGGACGCCCTATGGCCAGTTCTTGCGCGCAAATGGGGGCGTACCGCCTTGGAGAAACTCTGTCACCCATGATATCCCTCAAAGAACTGCAAAACAGGATTGGGTTCTGTGGGATGTAGATGTTATAGAGGTTCGGGTTGAATCTCCAGAAAGTCACCCAGTGGCGAAACCCCCTCCTCCACAACAAAATGCATTGCCTTCGAAATCTTCAGCACCTTCAGAACCGACATCTCCATCTAAGATTGAGCTTAGGACGCCGAGAGCTTCCAAACACCAG TCAAGCGAGTCATTTGATCATGATTCGCCGAGGAAAGATGCAGGGAGAATGATCTACTATTGTGTTGCTAATGAGAAAGGAGACGTTGAGGATTCATCGGAAGAGTTTTCCTTCCCATTCAAGGGTTGTGAGGTAGAAGGGTTGAAGCAAAAGTTGAAGGAAGAAACCGGATTAGAGGAAATTGTTGTGTGTTCACGCAATCCTCTGACTGGAAAACTTTATCCCCTTCGCTTACATCTTCCGCCAAACAACCACGATATGCATATCGTTGTAGTTCCGTCATCGTCCAAAG CCCTTCACCAGCAGGAAGTGAGTCTTGACTGA
- the LOC103404401 gene encoding uncharacterized protein isoform X2, with translation MEFFKKARTVRFRSHHGKYLLADEDQETVFQDREGTAKNAKWMVEFVENANTLRFKSCYGKYLTASSMPYRLGLRGKKVLQTLPKRLDSSLEWEPVKEGYQVRLRTPYGQFLRANGGVPPWRNSVTHDIPQRTAKQDWVLWDVDVIEVRVESPESHPVAKPPPPQQNALPSKSSAPSEPTSPSKIELRTPRASKHQSSESFDHDSPRKDAGRMIYYCVANEKGDVEDSSEEFSFPFKGCEVEGLKQKLKEETGLEEIVVCSRNPLTGKLYPLRLHLPPNNHDMHIVVVPSSSKGSES, from the exons ATGGAGTTCTTCAAAAAAGCCAGAACAGTACGCTTCCGGAGCCACCACGGAAAGTATCTATTAGCAGACGAGGATCAAGAGACTGTTTTCCAAGATCGCGAAGGCACGGCAAAGAATGCCAAATGGATGGTGGAGTTTGTCGAAAATGCAAACACTTTACGGTTCAAAAGCTGTTATGGCAAGTACTTAACAGCCTCTAGCATGCCATACCGTCTTGGATTGCGAGGCAAGAAAGTTCTGCAAACCCTGCCAAAGAGATTAGATTCTTCCCTTGAATGGGAGCCTGTAAAAGAAGGATATCAGGTCCGGCTCAGGACGCCCTATGGCCAGTTCTTGCGCGCAAATGGGGGCGTACCGCCTTGGAGAAACTCTGTCACCCATGATATCCCTCAAAGAACTGCAAAACAGGATTGGGTTCTGTGGGATGTAGATGTTATAGAGGTTCGGGTTGAATCTCCAGAAAGTCACCCAGTGGCGAAACCCCCTCCTCCACAACAAAATGCATTGCCTTCGAAATCTTCAGCACCTTCAGAACCGACATCTCCATCTAAGATTGAGCTTAGGACGCCGAGAGCTTCCAAACACCAG TCAAGCGAGTCATTTGATCATGATTCGCCGAGGAAAGATGCAGGGAGAATGATCTACTATTGTGTTGCTAATGAGAAAGGAGACGTTGAGGATTCATCGGAAGAGTTTTCCTTCCCATTCAAGGGTTGTGAGGTAGAAGGGTTGAAGCAAAAGTTGAAGGAAGAAACCGGATTAGAGGAAATTGTTGTGTGTTCACGCAATCCTCTGACTGGAAAACTTTATCCCCTTCGCTTACATCTTCCGCCAAACAACCACGATATGCATATCGTTGTAGTTCCGTCATCGTCCAAAG GAAGTGAGTCTTGA